The sequence below is a genomic window from bacterium 336/3.
TATTAGTTTGGATTTGGGAGGTTTTGGGAAAAGTTCTCATTTATTGCCCAATCCTTGCAGTATAGAAGCTTTGGCAGAGCAAGTCAAGAATCTTTTAGATTTTCTAAAGATAGAAAAAGCTATTTTTGTAGGACATTCGTTGGGTGGTTATGTAAGTCTTGCATTGGCAGAAAAGTACTCTTCTATTGTAAGTAAAATGTGTTTGTTTCATTCAACAGTTTTGGCAGATACTCCAGAAAAAAAAGATATAAGAAACAAAGTGATTGAGTTCGTACAAAAAGTTGGTGTAGAGCGTTATATTGACTCTTTTGTAAGTCCACTTTTTTATCAACCTCGCCTTGAGGAACTCAAAGAAAGTATTTTAGTTGTAGAAAAAGTGGGTAAAACTACTCCATTACAAACCATTACGAGTGTAGTAGCAGCTATGCGAGATAGAAAAAATCGTTTGGATATTATACAAAATGCAAATTTCCCAATTTTGTATATTATCGGCAAAAATGATGGTGCAGTTACTTTTGAGAGTTATCAAGAACAAATACAGTGTAATCCTTTGATACAAACTCTAATTTTAGAAGAAACAGCACACATGGGTATGTTTGAACGTCCTCAAGAAACATTAGAAGCATTATTATTATTTTGTAGATAGTATGTATGGGAAAGTATATTGAAAAAGTTTCTAATTCTTCAGAAAAAGATATTTTTATCTCGATTTTCGACTTTGCTGCTATTGGAATTATTGTTTCCAATCAGAGTGGAAAGATACTTTTAGCTAATCAGTATGCTGAAAAGCTTTTTGGATATGGAATTCAAGAATTAGAAGGCAATGATATTGAAGTTCTCATTCCTCAAGAAGTTAGAAATAAACATATCCAACATAGAAAAAAATTTAATGAAGACCCTCATGTACGAACAATGGGGAATAACTTGGATTTACAAGGTGTAAAAAAAGATGGGAGTAAGTTTTATATAGAGGTTAGTCTTGGTTTTTTCAAAACTCAAGATAATACCTACGTTATGGCTTTTGTTTATGATGTAAGTAATCAGAAATATGCAGAATTAGAAATTTTAGAAAGAAATAAAGCCATTGAACAATACTCTGCTGAAATCAAGGCTTTGAACGAAAACTTAGAAGAGCAAATCAAAAACAGAACCAAAGCTCTTTTAGAAACCCTACAACACTTAGAAACCTCCAAGAAAGAATTAGAAAAAGCTTTATCCAAAGAAAAAGAATTAGGAGAATTGAAATCTCGTTTTGTTTCAGTGGCATCTCACGAATTTAGAACACCTCTAAGTACTATTCTTTCTTCTATACAACTCATTTCCAAATATAATTTGACTGAACAACAAGAGAAAAGAGAGAAACATATTCAGAGAATTATTGGCTCTGTAAATCATTTGAATGACATTTTAGAGGAGTTTTTATCTGTTGGCAGGCTTGAAGAAGGAAAAATTAAAGCTAATTTTGCTCAACACGATTTAGAGATTTGCTTCAATGAAGTTACCAATGAAATGCAAAATATTGCACAGCAGGGACAAAAAATTATATTTTCTCATACAGGTGATAAAATTGTAGTAACTGATTGCTCTATTTTGAAAAAAGTGCTTATCAATCTTTTATCCAATGCTATTAAGTTTTCTCCCGAAAACAGCAATATTCATATAAAAAGTATATTAGATGAGCAAGGCTTAATAATTCAGGTATCTGATGAAGGCATAGGTATTTCTGAGAAAGACCAAAAACATCTTTTTGAAAGATTTTTTAGAGCCGAAAATGCTATTAATATCAAAGGTACAGGTCTAGGATTACATATTGTGGCCAAATTTGTAGAAATGTTACATGGAGATATTTTTATTGATAGTGAGCTTGGAAAAGGTACTAGAGTAACTTTACATTTTAATAAATAAAATTTCCTCTGGTTCACATTCAGAGATTTATACAATTCTATTATATTTGTGCCAGTTTTATTTTCATCAAACCCTCATTACGATGTCTTACAATAAAATTGTTGAATTACTTGGTTCTGAAGCTGATAATTTACTCAAGTACCAATCAAAAACTATTGACAAAAGTCTTTTACATGCTCCAAGTTCATCTTTTGTAGATGATATTTATGCAAAATCGAACAGAAACATTCCTGTTTTGCGTAGTTTACAAACAATGTTTGGAAATGGTAGATTGGCAAACACAGGTTTTTTATCTATTTTACCCGTTGACCAAGGTATTGAACATACAGCAGGTGCTTCTTTTGCTCCAAATCCTATTTACTTTGACCCTGAAAATATTATCAAATTGGCTATTGAGGGTGGTTGCAGTGCAGTGGCTACTACTTTCGGCAATTTGGCTATCATGTCAAGAAAGTATGCTCACAAAATTCCTTTCTTGGTAAAAATCAATCATAATGAGCTTTTAACTTATCCCAACAAATTTGACCAAATTATGTTTGGTTCAGTTCGTGAGGCTTGGAACTTAGGAGCTGTGGCAGTAGGAGCAACTATTTATTTTGGTTCTGAAGAATCTTCAAGACAAATTATAGAAGTAGCTGCTGCATTTGAGGAAGCTCATCAGTTGGGTATGGCTACTGTACTTTGGTGCTATGCTCGTAACAATGCTTTCAAAAAAGATGGTGTTGACTACCATGTAGCTGCTGATATTACAGGACAAGCAAACCACTTGGGTGTAACAATCCAAGCAGATATTATCAAGCAAAAACTTCCTGAAAACAATGGTGGTTTTACAGCTATAAATTTTGCAAAATCACACAAGAAAATGTATGAGCAATTAAGCTCTGAACACCCTATTGATTTGTGCCGTTACCAAGTAGCAAACTGCTATATGGGTAGAATTGGTCTTATCAATTCTGGTGGTGAGTCGAAAGGTGCTTCAGATATGGCAGAAGCTGTAAGAACATCTGTTATCAATAAGAGAGCTGGTGGTACAGGCTTAATTATGGGACGTAAAGCTTTCCAAAGACCTATGAATGAAGGTGTTGAATTATTAAATGCAGTACAAGATGTATATTTAGCTAAAGAAATTGATTTAGCTTAATTCATTATACACATATTATTATGTCAAAGCCCCGAATATTCGGGGCTTTGTTTTTTACATCATTTTCAAGTATATTAGCTTTATTTTCTGATGAATATGTTTGCTTTCAGTCCAGACCATAAATTTTTAAATATAAAGTTTATCACAATTTTTGTGATTCTAATTGTGTGTTTGCATGTTCTACAAGATTTTATTCATGCTTATCATTATCAACATAGTTTCTACTTTTCTGAATCCTTATTATTTAAGTCTTCTTGGATACTTTTTATTCTCTTTATTCCCTTGTTTCTGAAGCTATTACATTTTTTAGAAAATAGAATACTTTTCATCATCCTGAGTATATTTTTGATTTCAGTTGCTCACATTTTTAGTTTTGCTTTCGCTGTTTTTGCAAATTCTTGGCTATTTTTTGACCATACCTATGGCTTACAAGTTATTTTTAAAGAAACTTTTACAGAACATTTTTATTTATACTTGATTATATACACCTTTTTTACAGTTGTTTACAAATATTTAAAACAAAAAAACAGCAAAGAAAATCGAACTCAGAATCTCAATACATTGC
It includes:
- a CDS encoding fructose-bisphosphate aldolase (catalyzes the formation of glycerone phosphate and D-glyceraldehyde 3-phosphate from D-fructose 1,6-bisphosphate), which gives rise to MSYNKIVELLGSEADNLLKYQSKTIDKSLLHAPSSSFVDDIYAKSNRNIPVLRSLQTMFGNGRLANTGFLSILPVDQGIEHTAGASFAPNPIYFDPENIIKLAIEGGCSAVATTFGNLAIMSRKYAHKIPFLVKINHNELLTYPNKFDQIMFGSVREAWNLGAVAVGATIYFGSEESSRQIIEVAAAFEEAHQLGMATVLWCYARNNAFKKDGVDYHVAADITGQANHLGVTIQADIIKQKLPENNGGFTAINFAKSHKKMYEQLSSEHPIDLCRYQVANCYMGRIGLINSGGESKGASDMAEAVRTSVINKRAGGTGLIMGRKAFQRPMNEGVELLNAVQDVYLAKEIDLA